Within Nitrospirota bacterium, the genomic segment GTGAACCTTGAGGATCCGAGGTGGGGTGAACTCTCACAGCAATTCCTTCAGGCAATCTGGGAGGCGTATCTTGAGTGGCTTGAACCAAAGGCCAAGCCCTTTGTCTTCTTCGATGAAGTTCATCTTGTGCCTGGATGGGAAAGGGTTGCCAGGGCACTTCATGAGCGTAAGGAGGCAACTCTTTTTATCTCGGGTTCTTCATCAAAACTACTAAGCATGGAATTTGGAAGTGTGCTTACAGGCAGGCATGTTAGTCTTGTGGTCTATCCCCTTACCTTTAGAGAATTCCTTCTCTTCAAAGGGTTTGAACTTGAGCTGAGGCTTGAGCTCCTTCTGACAAGAGAGAGGGTAAAGATTTCCCGCCTCCTCAGGGAATACCTCGAATGGGGTGGATTCCCTCAGGTTGTGCTTTCAGGAGAAAAGAGGGAGATGCTTACCGGATATTTTGATGATGTGATAAGCCGGGACATTGTGGAACGCTATGGTATCAGAAAGCCTGATAAACTCAAGGCACTGGCGCGGTATTATCTTACAAACATCGCCTCACCCATCTCCTTTAACAGAGTAAGGCGGTTTCTCGGCATTCCTCTGGACACAGTAGAGAGGTTCTCCTCCTACCTGACTTATCCCTACCTGATATTCTTTACAAAGAAGTTCTCCTACTCTCTCAAGGAGCAGGAGGTCAATCCGAGAAAAGTATACTCCATCGATACGGGTCTGAGAAATACAATCTCCCTGAGATTCTCAGAAGACATAGGCAGGCTCTATGAGAATGTGGTCTTTCTTCACCTAATCCAGCAGGGCAAGGAGGTCTTTTACTGGAAGAACAAGGCAGAATGCGATTTCCTTGTGCGAACAGGTCGGGGTCCAAGCGAAGCTATTCAGGTCTGTCATACGCTTACTGAGGAGACAAAGAATAGGGAACTAAGGGGGGTTCTTGAGGCGATGGAGAACTTCAGGCTTAAATCTGGCTTTGTGATCACAGAGGATTATGAAGGACAGGAGCAATACAAAGGAAAAACGGTTATTTTCGTCCCGCTCTGGAAATGGCTCTACCGTGGTATAGATTAAGAGAGATAGTAACTCTCAGTATTGTAAAGAATTCTATTTTAGGTTAAAAATACTTCACCTTTTGTCACTTTCTGTGTAAAAAACTTAAAGGTCTAAAAAGGGTGTATTTCCATGGGGACGAAAACCCTTAAAAGAATTTACACAAAAAGATTAGCACCTTCCTGAAAAAACACTATTAAAATTTTTTAAATAGTGTAGATTTCACTCGCTATCATCAACTAAATTATTTTATGGATTGTACAGTAAATTTGCCATATAATGTATGTTATAAATGGGGATTAATATGGCTTAGATGACGTAAAATAAAGCTTCAATTGTGCCGTATAATTATAAGTGAGGACGAATATTTCGAATCCCTGAAAATGCATAGTGAGCACATTCCCGCAGCTTGCTGCGGGGTTAGCGAGCGAATTATGAAAAAGGAAAATTCCTTACATTTCGAAAATTCCCTGCAGCTTGATGCAGGGATCTTCGATTGGATAAGCCAGCGATGGGTTCAAGGTAACAGCGTATGATTCCTTACAAGTGTGGTCGGCAAGATTACTGAGCCAAATACGTTGAAAGGAAGGAGGAGAACTATGCGAAATATTGCGATGTTATTAATCGGTCTTTCGGCACTAGGTTTTGTGTTAGCCTTAATCTCGGTTTTGGTGGTGGGTGACCCAATTGTGGGAGTTACTGCAGAG encodes:
- a CDS encoding ATP-binding protein, with product MEKSKIVEVLAEWNFWRATRDVGILRESYLEKMAKLEKTGQIVTIMGVRRAGKSTLMLQYIKGLIDQGLDPASTLYVNLEDPRWGELSQQFLQAIWEAYLEWLEPKAKPFVFFDEVHLVPGWERVARALHERKEATLFISGSSSKLLSMEFGSVLTGRHVSLVVYPLTFREFLLFKGFELELRLELLLTRERVKISRLLREYLEWGGFPQVVLSGEKREMLTGYFDDVISRDIVERYGIRKPDKLKALARYYLTNIASPISFNRVRRFLGIPLDTVERFSSYLTYPYLIFFTKKFSYSLKEQEVNPRKVYSIDTGLRNTISLRFSEDIGRLYENVVFLHLIQQGKEVFYWKNKAECDFLVRTGRGPSEAIQVCHTLTEETKNRELRGVLEAMENFRLKSGFVITEDYEGQEQYKGKTVIFVPLWKWLYRGID